Proteins from one Penicillium digitatum chromosome 2, complete sequence genomic window:
- a CDS encoding PAN-1 domain, giving the protein MASIYLVILLAVLALAVEGSSKCWTSVHNDTIAFHSSAPITFSFDLKTATDCQNWCGEVTKCQSWVYVEYSNQCDLHRTAALSLSENIGFTFGGCDSINGTLPVATFAPSALSGIAAGIRVEMETGYPSRAKH; this is encoded by the exons ATGGCCTCTATCTACTTGGTCATCCTTCTAGCTGTCCTGGCTCTGGCCGTTGAAGGCTCATCTAAATGTTGGACTTCGGTTCATAATGATACAATCGCCTTCCACAGCAGCGCCCCCATCACCTTCAGCTTTGATTTGAAAACAGCAACCGATTGCCAGAACTGGTGTGGCGAAGTCACTAAATGTCAATCTTGGGTTTACGTCGAATATTCGAACCAGTGTGACCTGCATCGCACCGCAGCTTTGAGCCTTTCGGAGAACATCGGCTTCACTTTTGGCGGGTGTGACTCCATTAATGGAACTCTGCCGGTCGCCACTTTTGCTCCGTCCGCCTTATCTGGCATCGCTGCTGGCATTCGCGTGGAAATGGAGACAGGTTATCCG TCCCGGGCAAAGCACTGA
- a CDS encoding Alpha-1,3-glucanase, putative translates to MIVFLTCVAVVLLTCRVQAASVFAHFMIINSANYTFEDWSNDMKLAQDAHIDAFALNMAYNDLTNMKALPVAFSAAESVGFKLFFSFDYSGNGNWPKSDLINLINHYSAHSSYFFYQGKAFVSTFEGSGRADDWPSIKSETGCFFIPSWSSIGAKPSVETGVVDGLFSWAGWPWGPQNMDTYTDASYLQYLAGMPYMMPVSPWFYTNLPGYKKNWMWRGDHLWHDRWQEVLFVQPEFVEIISWNDYGESHYIGPLHEKSMEAFEIGEAPFNYATDMPHDGWRLQLPFWIDMYKQGTANITEESIVSWYRLSPGAACGGGGTSGNTAQQLQIEFPPAELAQDRVFYSALLGSFSGVVVSIGGSAQNATWTVVPDDDIGVYHGSQAFDGRTGAVTVSLIRDNVTTTTIKGESISASCRHGVQNWNAWVGSATGDKVSVRPRFEISDQLCKNGTGAYNFAGLWIEAAQPYRSGQIPNCWRKSHLQWTLCLQLQSGLLSILNMRH, encoded by the exons ATGATAGTATTCCTGACGTGTGTTGCGGTGGTTCTGCTGACCTGCCGAGTGCAGGCAGCATCTGTTTTTGCTCACTTCATG ATAATCAACTCGGCCAACTACACGTTTGAAGATTGGTCGAACGACATGAAACTGGCGCAGGATGCGCACATTGATGCCTTTGCGTTGAACATGGCCTACAATGATTTGACAAACATGAAGGCTCTCCCTGTCGCATTTTCAGCGGCAGAAAGTGTCGGCTTCAAACTTTTCTTCTCGTTCGACTATAGTGGAAACGGCAATTGGCCAAAGAGCGATCTCATTAACCTGATTAATCACTATAGCGCACACTCTTCGTACTTCTTCTACCAAGGAAAAGCATTCGTATCCACATTTGAGGGCTCAGGTCGTGCTGATGATTGGCCTTCGATCAAGTCTGAGACCGGTTGCTTTTTTATCCCAAGCTGGTCTTCCATTGGCGCCAAACCCTCTGTTGAAACTGGAGTCGTTGATGGTCTTTTCAGTTGGGCCGGATGGCCCTGGGGTCCACAGAATATGGACACCTATACTGACGCTTCTTACCTTCAATATCTGGCTGGTATGCCTTATATGATGCCCGTTTCTCCGTGGTTCTATACTAACCTGCCTGGGTACAAGAAGAACTGGATGTGGCGAGGAGACCATCTGTGGCACGATCGTTGGCAGGAGGTGCTCTTTGTGCAGCCTGAGTTTGTGGAAATCATCTCATGGAATGATTACGGCGAGTCTCACTATATTGGCCCTCTTCATGAAAAATCCATGGAGGCATTCGAAATTGGAGAGGCACCGTTCAACTATGCGACTGACATGCCCCATGATGGCTGGCGACTACAACTTCCCTTTTGGATTGACATGTACAAGCAAGGAACGGCCAACATCACGGAAGAAAGTATCGTCTCCTGGTATCGATTGAGCCCTGGGGCAGCCTGTGGCGGTGGAGGCACCAGTGGAAACACAGCGCAACAGCTGCAGATTGAATTCCCGCCGGCTGAACTGGCCCAGGATCGCGTTTTCTACTCCGCCCTGCTTGGCTCATTTTCTGGAGTCGTTGTTTCTATTGGAGGATCAGCTCAAAATGCTACGTGGACAGTAGTTCCAGACGATGATATCGGCGTGTATCACGGCAGTCAGGCCTTTGATGGTCGCACTGGAGCTGTGACTGTGTCTTTGATACGCGACAATGTTACAACCACCACAATTAAGGGCGAGTCCATCTCGGCCAGTTGCCGCCATGGAGTTCAGAACTGGAACGCCTGGGTTGGCAGTGCAACAGGCGACAAGGTATCAGTCAGGCCCAGGTTCGAAATCTCTGACCAATTGTGCAAGAATGGCACTGGTGCCTATAACTTTGCTGGTCTTT GGATTGAAGCTGCCCAACCATACCGGAGTGGCCAGATACCCAATTGCTGGCGAAAGAGCCATTTACAGTGGACTTTGTGCCTTCAACTGCAATCTGGGCTACTGTCCATTCTCAACATGCGGCACTGA
- a CDS encoding Superoxide dismutase → MVKAVAVLRGDAKVAGTVTFEQASESAPTTISWNITGHDANAERAFHVHQFGDNTNGCTSAGPHFNPFGKNHGAPTDTDRHVGDLGNFKTDAEGNANGSKEDSLIKLIGAESVLGRTLVVHAGTDDLGKGGNEESKKTGNAGPRPACGVIGIAA, encoded by the exons ATGGTTAAGGCTG TTGCTGTCCTCCGTGGTGACGCCAAGGTCGCCGGCACCGTCACCTTCGAGCAGGCATCCGAGAGTGCTCCTACCACCATCTCCTGGAACATCACCGGCCACGACGCCAACGCCGAACGTGCTTTCCACGTTCACCAGTTTGGTGACAACACCAACGGCTGCACCTCCGCTGGCCCTCACT TCAACCCCTTCGGCAAGAACCACGGTGCTCCCACTGACACCGACCGTCACGTCGGTGACCTTGGCAACTTCAAGACCGATGCCGAGGGTAACGCCAACGGCTCCAAGGAGGACAGCCTTATCAAGCTGATTGGTGCCGAGTCCGTCCTGGGC CGCACTCTGGTCGTCCACGCCGGAACTGATGACCTTGGCAAGGGTGGTAACGAGGAGTCCAAGAAGACCGGTAACGCCGGTCCCCGCCCTGCTTGTG GTGTCATTGGTATTGCCGCATAA
- a CDS encoding Transcription factor (Snd1/p100), putative has translation MPFEARVKSVLSGDTVVLSHITNPSQERILSLAYVSAPRLRREGDEAYAFQSREFLRELLVGKVIQFHVVYTIPTGAKRDYGTIKLPGFDASLPDISVQEGWTRVREEAGKRADESEETVALLERLRALESLARDEGKGTWASGDDAHIDTTYELTGTRDLVKRNLGQQLEGIIEKVLNGDRVVLRLLLKPQEHIQTVIAIAGVRAPSAKRTTADGKETAAEPFGDEAQQFVEERLLQRKVKVSLLGVTPQGQIVATLLHPNGNISRFLLEAGLARCQDHHSTLLGADMALLRQAELTAKGNRKGLWVSHTGPTTAGAAAVDYVVTRVLNADTLFIRNKAGQEKKVSLASIRQPKPSDPKQAPYAAEAKEYLRKRVIAKHVLVTVNGKKPANEGYEEREVATVVQGNTNVGLALVEAGYSSVIRHRMDDADRSPDYDALLAAEANAQKEGRGMWSSKAPKAKQVVDYSESVQKAKLELGILQRQKRVPAVVDFVKSGSRFTVLVPRDNAKLTLVLSGIRAPRSSRGPSDAGEPFGQEAHDLANRRCMQRDVEIDVETIDKVGGFIGSLYINKENFTTVLLEEGFATVHAYSAEQSGHANEYFAAEQRAKDARKGLWHDWDPAKEAAEAEEAEAANGAGTGTESDAVPAQRRKDYRDVMVTYIDPTSAKLKLQQIGTGTNALTELMSAFRKFHINKANDTRLPGPPKAGDWVAAQFTEDGDWYRAKVRRNDREKEQAEVLYIDFGNSETLPWASLRPLTQPQFSAQTLRPQAIDAVLSLLQFPTSEDYLEDAVGFIGDQAFDRQLVANVDHIDQDGTLHVTLLDPAASKNLDNSINADIIQEGLAMVPRKLKAWERASVDTLSNLRTLEDEAKAERRGMWEYGDLTED, from the exons ATGCCTTTCGAAGCCCGGGTCAAGTCCGTCCTGTCCGGTGACACGGTCGTGCTGTCACATATCACCAACCCTTCACAAGAACGTATCCTGAGTCTGGCATATGTTTCTGCTCCAAGATTAAGGAGAGAGGGTGATGAG GCATACGCCTTCCAATCCCGCGAATTCCTCCGCGAGCTCCTTGTCGGCAAAGTCATCCAGTTCCACGTTGTGTACACAATCCCCACCGGTGCAAAGCGCGACTATGGTACCATCAAACTGCCCGGTTTTGACGCCTCATTGCCCGACATCAGTGTGCAGGAGGGCTGGACACGTGTCCGTGAAGAGGCAGGCAAGCGCGCAGATGAATCCGAGGAGACCGTTGCACTCCTGGAACGCCTACGGGCATTGGAATCCCTCGCACGGGACGAGGGAAAGGGAACTTGGGCCAGTGGTGACGATGCCCATATCGATACTACCTACGAACTGACTGGCACTCGTGATCTGGTGAAGCGTAACTTGGGCCAACAGCTGGAGGGTATCATCGAGAAGGTCCTGAACGGTGACCGGGTTGTGCTGCGCTTGCTGCTCAAGCCGCAGGAGCACATTCAGACTGTCATTGCCATTGCTGGTGTCAGGGCACCATCCGCTAAGCGCACAACTGCGGATGGCAAGGAGACCGCGGCTGAGCCGTTTGGTGATGAGGCGCAACAGTTTGTTGAAGAGCGATTGTTGCAGCGTAAGGTCAAGGTTTCTCTACTTGGTGTTACGCCGCAGGGACAAATTGTTGCCACTCTCCTTCACCCCAACGGAAATATCTCTCGGTTCCTTCTGGAGGCTGGTCTGGCCCGCTGCCAGGATCACCACTCCACGCTTTTGGGTGCAGACATGGCACTTCTGCGCCAGGCGGAACTTACAGCGAAGGGTAACCGCAAGGGATTGTGGGTTAGCCACACGGGACCTACAACCGCTGGTGCTGCAGCTGTGGACTACGTTGTCACCCGTGTTTTGAATGCGGACACCCTCTTCATCCGCAATAAGGCTGgccaggagaagaaggtcagCCTCGCCAGTATCCGTCAGCCAAAGCCCTCCGACCCCAAGCAGGCTCCCTATGCTGCTGAGGCTAAGGAGTACTTGCGCAAGCGGGTAATCGCCAAGCATGTCTTGGTCACCGTGAACGGCAAGAAGCCTGCCAATGAGGGCTACGAGGAGCGTGAGGTGGCTACTGTTGTGCAGGGCAACACCAACGTTGGGTTGGCTCTTGTAGAGGCTGGTTACTCCTCTGTAATTCGCCACCGCATGGACGACGCTGACCGGTCGCCCGACTACGATGCACTGCTCGCTGCTGAGGCTAATGCCCAGAAGGAAGGCCGTGGAATGTGGTCTTCCAAGGCTCCCAAGGCGAAGCAGGTGGTAGACTATTCAGAGAGCGTGCAAAAGGCCAAGCTGGAGCTTGGTATCTTGCAGCGTCAAAAGCGTGTCCCGGCTGTCGTCGACTTTGTTAAGTCTGGTTCTCGCTTCACTGTTCTAGTTCCTCGCGATAACGCCAAATTGACTCTCGTCCTTTCCGGCATCCGCGCCCCTCGCTCTTCCCGCGGACCCAGCGATGCCGGTGAGCCTTTCGGCCAGGAGGCCCACGATCTTGCCAACCGCCGCTGCATGCAGCGCGACGTTGAGATTGACGTTGAGACCATTGACAAGGTTGGCGGTTTCATCGGCAGCCTGTACATCAACAAGGAGAACTTCACAACTGTTTTGCTGGAGGAGGGTTTCGCCACCGTCCATGCATACTCGGCTGAGCAGTCTGGTCACGCCAACGAGTATTTCGCTGCTGAACAGCGGGCCAAGGACGCCCGAAAGGGCCTGTGGCACGACTGGGATCCTGCGAAGGAGGCTGCCGAAGCTGAGGAAGCCGAGGCTGCTAATGGCGCCGGAACTGGCACTGAGAGCGATGCCGTCCCCGCTCAGCGTCGCAAGGACTATCGCGACGTAATGGTTACCTACATTGACCctacttccgcaaagcttaAGCTGCAGCAGATCGGCACCGGTACCAACGCGCTCACTGAGCTGATGAGCGCTTTCCGCAAGTTCCACATTAACAAGGCCAACGACACCCGGCTCCCTGGCCCTCCCAAGGCTGGCGACTGGGTTGCAGCGCAATTCACCGAAGACGGCGACTGGTACCGTGCTAAGGTGCGTCGCAACGACCGCGAGAAGGAGCAGGCTGAGGTGCTCTACATCGACTTCGGCAACTCCGAGACTCTGCCATGGGCATCGCTCCGCCCTCTCACTCAACCCCAATTCTCTGCTCAGACCCTCCGCCCCCAGGCCATTGATGCAGTCCTCTCTCTTCTGCAGTTCCCCACTTCCGAGGATTACCTTGAGGATGCCGTCGGCTTCATCGGCGACCAGGCTTTCGATCGTCAGCTCGTCGCAAACGTTGATCATATTGACCAGGACGGCACCCTGCACGTCACTCTCCTCGACCCTGCTGCGTCCAAGAACTTGGACAACAGTATCAACGCTGACATTATTCAAGAGGGTTTGGCCATGGTACCCCGCAAGCTGAAGGCGTGGGAGCGTGCCTCCGTCGATACCCTCTCCAACCTTCGCACGCTCGAGGATGAGGCCAAGGCTGAGCGCCGTGGTATGTGGGAGTATGGtgatctgaccgaggactaG
- a CDS encoding Phosphatidylinositol transporter, putative, with translation MLWGNKTPQDSEQDLARTDSLKNDPAASASQASGTAWLAGHLHHLTPEQERKLEEFKAICAQRKYYTPAVEQADGVEAKPASQDDATLLRFLRARKFDVEGAWAQFKDTEDWRKDNAIEKLYENISVDSYEATRRMYPQWTGRRDRRGIPVYVFQIRHLNNKAVAAYHSTMTSGTPETHKSSRVPARLLNLFALYENLLRFVMPLASALPRPNPETPIVTSTNIVDVSGVGLKQFWNLKSHMQDASVLATAHYPETLDRIFIIGAPSFFPTVWGWVKRWFDPGTTSKIFILSAAEVEPTLNTFMEPSSIPKSYGGDLDWSWGDMPNLDDPSRELLRGIVQPPADGQTRKDILKGPILFNGDHLQVLGTVGGKAKSTDSAEKVVAKDAGAEVDDGEKAVDNVAAKLNIICG, from the exons ATGCTTTGGGGCAACAAAACTCCGCAGGACTCCGAACAAGATCTGGCGCGCACCGATTCGCTTAAGAACGATCCCGCCGCTTCCGCCTCACAAGCTTCTGGCACCGCATGGCTTGCCGGACACTTGCACCACCTTACACCGGAGCAGGAGAGGAAGTTGGAGGAGTTTAAGGCAATTTGCGCTCAGCGGAAATACTATACTCCTGCTGTGGAACAAGCAGACGGCGTCGAGGCGAAACCCGCCAGCCAGGACGATGCGACTTTACT GCGATTCCTTCGAGCTCGCAAGTTTGATGTCGAGGGCGCATGGGCTCAATTCAAGGACACCGAAGACTGGCGCAAAGACAACGCCATCGAGAAGCTATATGAGAATATCAGCGTGGACTCATACGAGGCCACTCGACGGATG TACCCTCAATGGACAGGCCGTCGCGATCGCCGCGGAATCCCTGTCTACGTCTTCCAGATCCGCCACCTGAACAACAAGGCTGTCGCCGCTTACCACTCCACCATGACTAGCGGTACACCTGAAACTCACAAATCATCTAGAGTCCCTGCGCGCTTGTTGAATCTCTTCGCTTTGTATGAGAACCTCCTCCGGTTCGTGATGCCGCTCGCATCCGCGCTGCCACGTCCTAACCCGGAGACGCCTATCGTGACGTCGACCAACATCGTAGATGTCAGCGGTGTTGGGCTGAAGCAGTTCTGGAACTTGAAGAGTCATATGCAGGATGCTAGTGTTTTGGCTACGGCGCATTACCCCGAGACCTTGGACCGGATCTTT ATTATCGGAGCACCATCATTCTTCCCAACCGTCTGGGGCTGGGTCAAGCGCTGGTTCGACCCAGGCACCACCTCTAAGATCTTCATTCTCTCCGCTGCAGAGGTTGAGCCCACTCTCAATACCTTTATGGAGCCATCCAGCATCCCCAAGTCATACGGTGGTGATCTGGACTGGTCGTGGGGCGATATGCCCAACTTGGACGATCCCAGCCGTGAACTGCTCCGAGGCATCGTGCAACCGCCCGCCGACGGCCAAACGCGAAAGGACATCCTCAAGGGCCCTATATTGTTCAATGGTGATCACCTCCAAGTGCTGGGCACTGTTGGTGGAAAG GCTAAATCCACGGACTCCGCAGAGAAGGTGGTGGCTAAAGATGCAGGGGCTGAAGTTGACGATGGTGAGAAAGCTGTTGATAACGTGGCAGCCAAGCTCAACATTATCTGCGGATGA
- a CDS encoding Fatty acid hydroxylase has protein sequence MDFLPSALRTTRHTAPPLKPSTSRKKHALRWLGHQHGFLDGDKHARDGVPDVGVAKVIRSLMSASTMFTVFIAYHTTHPLLTITFLSLSLEAGLFYIIFEFWFYW, from the coding sequence ATGGACTTTCTTCCATCGGCTCTACGAACTACTCGGCATACGGCCCCGCCTTTAAAGCCATCGACATCCAGAAAAAAACACGCTCTCCGTTGGCTAGGCCATCAGCACGGCTTCTTGGACGGCGACAAGCATGCCCGCGATGGCGTCCCGGACGTCGGCGTCGCAAAGGTCATCCGCTCACTCATGTCGGCAAGTACCATGTTCACCGTCTTCATCGCATACCACACAACACACCCACTCTTAACTATCACCTTCCTCTCGCTGTCCCTCGAAGCAGGGCTGTTCTATATCATCTTCGAATTCTGGTTCTACTGGTAA
- a CDS encoding Quinonprotein alcohol dehydrogenase-like — translation MRLQAALFFAACLSPAAAIYSDEVNHIDFHHALLGTPSPDSTFFLKPSTSSNASLLYTLSDKLLVGAVNPRDGALVWRQNISRSADSLAHGTGLLRGLDGNDAIVAAVGNYIASWSAQDGKVGWENRDSEGVVADLELLELEDVTTNSGVRDVVAVVASEGTGIVRRLDGNTGKPVWEFKDTSGEVPFQVSSSSTEVFYISLQSAMLKGFRIKVTVLDPLTGRQTRQQILNSEADVITPESVLYVGANSASPIIVWTDKSQRYLKVNVVGTKEITSIAIDNTPGSEIQQITVHAPHKLNALPHFLVHFATEAGAWAEVYHVDLVSAKVTKAYRLPYLPGQSAVAASVIGANVYFTRITDLEAIVVSSNSHGVLGRWDLQKPSSDVALHSASEVVAKGKSVAVRSAVFRKHGDWQLIRNGQTEWTRHEGLIDTVAATWAETDAQEDLAHELEVEGHETLYGAYLHRVKRHVRDLEHLPDWLKDLPKRILSSILTDEVSNLDSFGVAKSVIVATKSGRVYALDTGNHGTVLWGIQAVETSQWNVKAILASPGVVTIYSDDGSSVAVDVSTGEIVSRIEPSNTKLHSIAVFGAQDGSSLATVGVREDGTPVTALADEDGFLVTTSIDSRILGWVAKDNKTPAWQFVPPSGQKIVAATARPAHDPVASIGRVLGNRSVLYKYLNPNLALVTAVNEKIHTASFYLLDGVSGKVLHAITQAGVDPTQPIASVMSENWFAYSFWGDVDGSESSAKGYQLVISELYESPFPNDRGVLDSATNYSSTATLPLPHVISQAFMIPESISHMAVTQTRQGITTRQLLCTLPSSNSIVGIPRPVLDPRRPVDRDPTTAEAEEGLFRYAPYLDFDGKWYVSHTRDVAGIKTVLSRPTLLESTSLIFAYGSDIYGTRATPSQAFDILGKSFSKLQLVLTVVALGAGVTVLAPMARRKQVNALWRA, via the exons ATGCGGCTCCAGGCGGCGCTCTTTTTCGCCGCGTGCCTATCGCCCGCGGCGGCCATCTACTCTGACGAGGTCAACCACATCGACTTCCACCATGCTCTCCTCGGCACTCCATCCCCCGATTCGaccttctttctcaagcCATCCACATCCTCTAACGCTTCCCTCCTCTACACCTTATCCGACAAGCTGCTCGTGGGCGCCGTGAACCCTCGCGATGGCGCGCTGGTATGGCGCCAGAACATCTCGCGGTCGGCGGACTCTCTCGCACATGGGACGGGTCTCTTGCGCGGATTAGATGGAAACGATGCCATTGTAGCTGCGGTGGGTAACTACATCGCCTCTTGGAGTGCCCAGGATGGCAAGGTGGGGTGGGAAAATCGGGATTCCGAGGGTGTTGTTGCCGATCTCGAGCTATTGGAGCTTGAGGATGTTACCACGAACTCCGGAGTGAGAGATGTGGTTGCTGTGGTTGCTAGTGAGGGCACCGGAATTGTGAGACGGCTGGATGGTAATACTGGAAAGCCTGTGTGGGAATTTAAGGATACAAG TGGTGAAGTTCCGTTCCAAGTGTCGTCTTCTTCCACCGAGGTATTCTATATTTCACTCCAGTCGGCTATGTTGAAGGGCTTCAGGATTAAGGTCACTGTTTTGGATCCATTAACTGGGCGACAGACTCGTCAACAGATTCTGAACTCTGAGGCTGATGTGATTACCCCGGAGTCTGTCCTCTATGTAGGCGCTAATTCCGCTTCGCCTATCATCGTCTGGACCGACAAATCGCAGAGGTACTTGAAGGTTAATGTTGTTGGTACCAAGGAGATCACTTCTATCGCCATTGACAATACCCCCGGCTCCGAAATTCAACAGATCACAGTCCACGCTCCCCACAAGCTTAACGCTCTGCCCCATTTTTTGGTTCACTTTGCAACCGAAGCCGGAGCCTGGGCTGAGGTTTATCATGTGGACTTGGTGTCTGCTAAGGTCACCAAGGCTTACCGGCTGCCCTATCTGCCCGGCCAGTCGGCGGTCGCAGCCAGTGTCATTGGCGCTAATGTTTATTTCACTCGGATCACAGACTTGGAAGCCATTGTTGTGTCATCCAACTCTCATGGAGTTCTCGGACGATGGGATCTGCAGAAGCCTTCTTCTGACGTTGCCCTTCACTCGGCATCCGAGGTCGTTGCCAAAGGAAAATCCGTGGCCGTTAGATCAGCAGTTTTCCGAAAGCATGGAGATTGGCAACTTATTCGAAATGGCCAAACCGAGTGGACTCGGCACGAGGGTCTTATTGATACTGTCGCGGCTACCTGGGCGGAAACTGACGCCCAAGAGGATTTAGCTCATGAGTTAGAAGTTGAGGGTCACGAGACTTTGTACGGCGCGTACCTACACCGTGTGAAGCGTCATGTCCGGGACCTGGAGCATCTGCCCGACTGGCTGAAGGACCTTCCTAAGCGCATTCTGAGCAGTATCCTGACCGACGAAGTGTCTAATTTGGACAGCTTTGGAGTTGCCAAATCAGTTATTGTCGCCACCAAGAGTGGCCGTGTGTACGCCTTGGATACTGGCAACCACGGCACCGTTTTGTGGGGTATTCAGGCAGTGGAGACCTCGCAGTGGAATGTGAAGGCTATCTTAGCTTCACCAGGAGTCGTCACCATCTACTCCGACGATGGAAGCTCTGTGGCTGTGGATGTGTCGACCGGAGAGATCGTTTCACGTATCGAACCATCCAACACCAAACTACACTCCATTGCTGTCTTCGGGGCGCAGGATGGAAGTTCGCTGGCGACTGTCGGTGTCCGTGAAGATGGTACTCCAGTCACTGCACTTGCTGACGAAGATGGGTTTTTGGTAACCACTAGCATCGATAGCCGAATTCTCGGCTGGGTTGCAAAGGATAACAAGACTCCTGCATGGCAGTTCGTTCCTCCCTCTGGACAGAAGATCGTCGCAGCAACCGCTCGCCCTGCGCATGATCCCGTGGCATCTATCGGCAGGGTCCTTGGAAACCGCTCGGTCCTTTACAAATATCTCAACCCTAACCTTGCCCTGGTGACTGCAGTGAACGAGAAGATCCACACCGCCAGTTTTTACCTGTTGGATGGAGTTTCAGGCAAGGTCCTTCACGCAATCACTCAAGCAGGTGTGGACCCCACACAGCCCATCGCATCTGTGATGTCTGAGAACTGGTTCGCCTACTCATTCTGGGGTGACGTTGACGGCAGCGAGTCCTCCGCCAAGGGCTACCAACTGGTCATCTCGGAGCTCTACGAATCCCCCTTCCCCAACGACCGCGGTGTTCTTGACTCTGCCACCAACTACTCCAGCACGGCCACGCTCCCGTTGCCCCACGTCATCTCCCAAGCCTTCATGATCCCCGAGTCCATTTCCCATATGGCGGTCACTCAGACGCGCCAGGGCATCACCACCCGCCAGCTTCTCTGCACTCTTCCCTCCTCCAACTCCATTGTCGGCATTCCTCGCCCCGTCCTCGACCCCCGCCGCCCTGTCGATCGTGACCCCACCACGGCTGAGGCCGAAGAAGGCCTGTTCCGCTATGCGCCCTACCTCGACTTCGATGGGAAATGGTACGTCTCGCACACGCGCGATGTAGCCGGTATCAAGACCGTGCTCTCTCGCCCTACCTTGTTGGAAAGTACCAGTCTTATTTTCGCTTATGGAAGCGATATTTACGGTACCCGAGCCACGCCTAGCCAGGCATTTGATATCCTTGGCAAGAGCTTCTCCAAATTGCAGCTTGTTCTCACTGTCGTGGCACTTGGAGCTGGTGTCACAGTTTTGGCTCCGATG GCTCGGAGGAAGCAAGTTAATGCCCTGTGGAGGGCTTAG
- a CDS encoding Ddr48p translates to MSYRNDDSYGSGNQSSGYGDNDSSSYGNNSSSGSKKNSYGDNNNDSSYGGNNDSSYGDNDSSSYGNNSSSGSKKNSYGDNNNDSSYGGNNDSSSYGDDNNDSSYGGNNNSSYGGNNDSSYGDNDSSSYGNNSSSGSKKNSYGDNNNNSSYGGNNDSSSYGDDNNDSSYGGNNNSSYGGNNDSSYGNNSSSGSKKNSYGDNNNNSSYGGNNDSSSYGDDNNDSSYGGNNNSSYGGNNDSSYGNNSSSGSKKNSYGDNNNDSSYGGNNDSSYGGNNDSSYGDNNDSSSYGNNNKNNNSFGSKLLNKAEGFLDRN, encoded by the exons ATGTCTTACCGCAACGACGACAGCTACGGCAGTGGCAACCAGAGCTCCGGCTACGGTGACAACGACTCTTCTAGCTACGGCAACAACTCCAGTTCTGGATCCAAGAAGAATAGCTACGGTGACAACAACAATGACTCCAGCTACGGTGGAAACAACGACTCCAGCTACGGTGACAATGACTCCTCCAGCTACGGCAACAACTCCAGCTCTGGATCCAAGAAGAACAGCTACGGTGATAACAACAATGACTCCAGCTACGGCGGAAACAATGACTCCTCTAGCTACGGTGACGACAACAATGACTCCAGCTACGGCGGAAACAACAACTCCAGCTACGGTGGAAACAACGACTCCAGCTACGGTGACAATGACTCCTCCAGCTACGGCAACAACTCCAGCTCTGGATCCAAGAAGAACAGCTACGGtgacaacaacaacaactcCAGCTACGGCGGAAACAATGACTCCTCTAGCTACGGTGACGACAACAATGACTCCAGCTACGGCGGAAACAACAACTCCAGCTACGGTGGAAACAACGACTCCAGCTACGGCAACAACTCCAGCTCTGGATCCAAGAAGAACAGCTACGGtgacaacaacaacaactcCAGCTACGGCGGAAACAATGACTCCTCTAGCTACGGTGACGACAACAATGACTCCAGCTACGGCGGAAACAACAACTCCAGCTACGGTGGAAACAACGACTCCAGCTACGGCAACAACTCCAGCTCTGGATCCAAGAAGAACAGCTACGGTGACAACAACAATGACTCCAGCTACGGCGGAAACAATGACTCCAGCTACGGTGGAAACAACGACTCCAGCTACGGTGACAACAATGACTCCTCTAGCTATggcaacaacaacaaaaaCAACAACAGCTTTGGTAGCAAGCTGCTCAACAAGGCCGAAG GATTCCTTGACCGCAACTAA
- a CDS encoding Unconventional myosin-IXa — translation MDFIKKAVSSASGNKEDKPADNNTQQNDDYVDKAFAAGVKKSGYNLDRSAQEKITDGAREAFEKVTGKHVSDKISN, via the exons ATGGATTTCATCAAGAAGGCTGTTTCCAGCGCTAGCGGCAACAAGGAGGATAAGCCTGCCGATAACAACACCCAGCAGAACGACGACTACGTTGACAAGG CTTTCGCCGCCGGTGTCAAGAAGTCTGGCTACAACCTCGACCGCAGCGCGCAGGAGAAGATCACCGACGGTGCCCGCGAGGCCTTCGAGAAGGTCACTGG CAAGCACGTCAGCGACAAGATCTCCAACTAG